The genomic window ACGTCGTGGGCCTTCCGGAACGGCATGTCGCCGTCGACCTCGACGTGGACCTCGACCTCGAGGACGGTGCCGTCGTAGAAGACGGTCAGATCGTGGACGCCCTCGACGTCGGGGTGGCTGCGGAGGGCGTCGACGATTTCCGTCCGCTTCTCCGGGCTCGCCGCGGCGCCGATGAGGTAGTCGACGTTCTCGCGGCCGATCTCGACGCCCTGGTAGACGACCAGCAGGCTGACGAAGCCGCCGGCGATCGGATCGAGCAGCGGCTGGCCCAGCAGGACGCCGACGACGCCGACGACGGCGGCGAAGGAGGTGTAGATGTCGTTGAGACAGTCGACCGCCAGCGCCTTGAGTGCGGTCGAGTTCAGCGCCTCGTTGATCACCGTCGTGTACCGGTAGACGAGGTACATATCGACGATCGAGAACGCGAGCGCGGCGAGCAGGAGCGGGCTGAACTCGACCTCGACGCCGTAGAGGATCCCCTGGGCGGACTCGTAGAGCAGGTTCAGACCGAGCAACGCGATGACCGCACCGACGAACAGCGCCGTCAGGGGTTCGATCCGGTCGTGACCGTGCGGGTGAGTGTCGTCGGGTTCGGCGTAGGAACTGCGGCCCCAGACGAGCACGACGAGGCTCGCGATCAGATCGGCGATCGAGTGGGCCGCGTCGGCCAGCAGGGCGACGCTACCGAAGAGCAGCCCCGCGGCCCCCTCGACGACGATCTTCACCGCGTTCCCGAGGACGTTGACTACCGCCGCTCGCGTGAAGCCCCGTCGCCCGCTCCCGGCACCGTCGGTGGCCATGGCTCGGTCTAGAGCCAGTCTAACCTTGGCTCTTTTCCTTCCGTCGGTGGGACCGACGCGCCCCCGGTCCGCTCCCCGCTTCGTGTCCTCGAGCGCGGGCGCGTTCCTCGCCGTGGGGGCGACCGGGTCGCCCATCCGAGTCGATCAGACGGCCGGTTCCTCGAGGGACCGTTTCGCAATCCTGATATCGACCGTGTGAGAACTCCGCACCGTATCGGTCCCGAGACCGACCGTCCCACCGATCACCGATGACCGCCGACCATCCGCTCGTTCGCCTCGAGACGCTCGCGCTGATCGCCGTCGGAGCGTTCGCCGGGGCGAACCTCCGCTACGTCGCGATGGGGCTGGGGTCCGACGTCCGGGCGGTGCTGGCGGTCAACGCCCTCGGAAGCGCCGCGCTCGGATTTCTCGTGTACGAAGCCGAGTACGCGGGACTCTTGGGCCGGCGGTCGCGGCTCCTCCTCTCGACCGGCTTCCTCTCGTCGCTGACGACCTACAGCACGTTCGCGCTCCAGACCGCGCTAGCGGCCGACCCCGTCGTCCTCGTCGCCATCGTCGCCGGCAACTACGGGTTCGGCTTCGCCGGCGTTCTCGTCGGACGTGCCGTCGCGCGTCGACTCGGCGCGGGCCTCGAGTCCGGAACGGGCGGTGAGACGGCGTGAGCGGTGATCGCACGTGATCCTCGAGTCGGTCCCGGACGTCACCGTCGCCGTCCTCGTCCTCGTCCTCGCGGCCGCCGCGTTCGACCTCGATCCGGCACTGATCGTGGGGATCGGTGGCGCGATCGGCGCGGTGCTTCGCCACTGGGTCTCGCTCCGGGTAGCCAGCGAGCGGTTCCCGTGGCCCACGCTGGTCGTGAACGTCCTCGGCAGTTTCGGCTTCGCGCTCGCCCTCTTCGGGGGCGTCGGCGAGTCGACGCTTCGACTGGTCGGGACCGGAATCTGCGGCGCGTTCACGACGTTCTCGTCGTTTTCGGTCGAGACCGTCCAGTTGTACGAGCGCGGTGACCGCCGCCTCGCCGTCGCTAACGCGGCCGGAAACCTCGCGCTCTCGCTGTCGGCGATCGGGATCGCGTGGGTAATCGTCGACGTCTGGCCGCTGTAACGGCTCGAGAACGACGATCGGTCACGCGAACGGAACGCCGATCGCCTCGTAGGTCGCGAACCCGAGGGAGGCGAGGACGGTCAGCACGACCAGGGTGACGACCCAGGCGATGAGAGCGATCGAGACGGCGTTACGCCAGCCGCCCGGATACCGGCGGTCGACCATCCACGCGTAGACGGCCAGCACGAGCAGTTGGCCGAGCAGGGGGATCCACCCGAGGAGGACGCCGCCGACCACCCAGACGACTGCCCCGAGCAGTCCCGTCAGGATCGCGTGCAGGGGTTCCTCTTCCCCGACGACCAGCCGCGCGCCGACGTAGATTCCCAGTCCGCCGGTCAGCAGACTAACGACGAAGAGCGTGCCGACGACCATGACCGACGTTCGGGTATCCGACGGTGAACGGTTGAGCCTGCACACGCGCATCGACTGCGGGTTCGACGCGACCGTCGGCGTCTCGGGAGGTCGTCGTGTCGCCACAGCGACACCGTACCGACGACAGTGCGGTAGTCACTGCGCCCGACTCGAGCGATTCGAGACGCGTCCCAGAACGGGACCGACGGGACGATCAGAGACGCGGCGTCTCGAGGCGACGTTCCTCAGCGTCCGCTTCCGCTTCCGACGCCGCGGCGTCGACGCTCGAGTCGCGGCCGCTCCGCAGCAGTCTGTACCCCGCGTAGACGGCTCCCGCGACGAGTCCGGCGCCGAGCGCGCTCGAGCCGGGGAGTTCCCGCCGCTGCCGGAGACTCGTGTAGAGGCTCGTCTCGGAAACGTGGCCCTCGTAGCCGCCGCGTTGCTCGAGGTCGCCGGTCGGCTCCTCGAGGCCGTCGGCGGCGTCGGGGCGCGGCGGGTCGCCGGTGCGCTGCTGGCGGTAGAAGACGGTCTCCATCAGCTTGTCCATCGCCCTCGAGGCGAACTCCCCGAGGACGGTCATCTGCTTCCCGCCGGCCCCGACGGTCACCTCGTGCTGGGGGTGTTCGGCGGCGTGGCAGATCGCCCGGGCGACCGTCTCCGGCGCGTAGACCGGGGCCGGCAGCGTCGCTTCCTCGTCCATGTGATTTTTCGCGTGATCGGGGAACGGCGTATCGATCGCGCTCGGCTTGATCAGCGTCACCGAGACGGGGGCGCCCTCGCGCTCGAGTTCCATCCGAAGCGTCTCGGTAAAGCCCTTCACGGCGTGTTTCGAGGCCGAATAGCTGCCCTGCAGGAGGACGGCGCGCTCGGAGACGATGCTGCCGACGTTGATGATCGCCCCCTCCCGTCCCCGGGATTTGAAGTGATCGGCGGCCTCGAGCGAGCCGTAGAGCAGTCCCCAGACGTTGACGTCGAACTGCTCGCGCATCTCCTCGACGGGGACCTCGTCGAGTTCGCCGTAGATGGAGACGGCCGCGCCGTTGACCCAGGTGTCGAAGCCGCCGTAGGTCTCCTCGGCGACCCGCCGGATCTCGCGGACGTCCTCGCGGTCGCTGACGTCGGCGGCGACGGCCGTCGCCTCGCCGCCGTCGGCCTCGATCTCCGCGGTCAACTCCCGGAGGGCGCCCTCGCTCCGGGCGGCGACTACGACGCGGGCGCCCCGCTCGGCGGCCATCCGCGCGGTCGTCAGCCCGATCCCCGACGACGCGCCGGTGATCACGATCACCTGCTCCTCGAGCGGCTTCAGCTCTGCGTTCATGGTTCGTCCCCGTACTACGGGTTCGAGCCGCCTTGCACTCGCCCCTGTATGGGCATGGCCGCGGCCGCTGCGGGCGGAGAGACGGACTCGCGCGCTGACGTCCGCTTCGGCCGATCCCGATCGCCGGGCGATCGGGGCGATCCGCGAGACCGGTGTCGGTTCCGCGTCGGCCGGGCGTCAACCCGTCAGTCGAGCGTCTGACTGAGTTTCAAGTGTTCGACCGTGGGTCCGATTCGTATGGACCCAGCCCGACCGTCCCGCGGCCGACCGCATCGAGAAGCCCGTACTCGACGGTGCCGAGACGCCCACCACGCGGAGCGTCCGCTGCGAACGGAACGGAGGTTCGGGCGATGATCGGCTTCTTCCGGGCGATCCCGATTCGAAAACAGAGCGAGACGCTCGTGCCGTTTGCGCTGGCCGCGGTAATCGCCATCCTCGGGGCCGTCGTCTACCTCGAGCTGGTGACCGCGCTGGTCGAGTACGCCGGTTGACGCGACTGCCGACGGCGACGGCAGACGAGGCTCGGAGACGAACTCCACGGCGGCGCTCGTCGGACGATCAGGCCTGCGCGAGTTCCTCGAACGCCGCCGCCGACGTCCGGGTACCCTTCGAGATGAGGACGTCGCCCCCCTGTAACTCGGCGTCGGCGTCGGTGACCAGCAGCCACCCCTCGCCGGGTCGGCGGATGGCGATCACCGACATCGTCGACTCGACGTCCGGAACGCCGCCGGTCACTTCGATACCGTCGAGGTCGCTGTCGGGCTCGACCTCGACGCGCGTGATGATCTCGTCGCTCTCCTGGACCGCCAGCTGAACGACCGGGTGGACGTCGATGTCCCGGAGCACGCCCTCGCTGATGTCGATCGCCGCGTCGCTGATGACCTCCGTGCTGGTCCCCAGCCGGATGAGTCCCCGCAGCACCACCGGATCCTCCGCGTCGGCGGCCGCCCGGAGCGTCCAGGCCTCGAACCGCGACTGCATGGCGTCGACTTCGACCTCGAGGTTTCGGACCTCTTCGGCCAGCTCCGCGCTGTCGAACAGCACGCTGCTGTAGGCCAGATCGACCGCCAGTTCCGAGAGGTTCTTCATGTGGATGATGGTGTCGACCGCCCGCTCGAGATCGGGAACTGTGGGGTCGTCGATCGACGGCAACTCGTAGACGTCGCCGGTCAGTTCCTCACAGACGTCGCCGATCGACGGGTCGGGGCCGCGCAGCAGTGCGACGTCCCCGCTGGCGACGGTCGTCTCCGGGCCGGGGTTGAGCAGCCAGTCCTCGCCCCGGCGAAGCGCGATCACGCGCACGCCCGTCTCGGACTCGAGGTCGATGTCCTGGAGGGTGCGGTCCGCGTAGACGGAGTCGGGATCGACGACGCCCCGAACCAGCGTCTCGGCCGCTTCGGGCAGCGCCGCGCGCATGGCCTCCGGGAGCCCCATCTCCTCTAAGACGATCTTCGCGATATCGCCGGCCGCGTCGCTGATCTCGTCGGCGGCGGCGACGATCCCCAGCACGGGCGCGAGTTCCTCCGCGTCGGCCGGCTTGCGGACGGCCATCATGAGGCTCATCCGCGCCCGGAGCTTGAGGATGTCCATCCGCTCCTCCAAGCGAAGCACTTCCCGCGCGAGATCGGCGTTGCGGTGGAGGACCGCCGAGTACGAGAGGTCGATGAGCAGCTCCGCCGTGTCCTTCATCTCGACGAGCACGTCCTTGACGCTGACCGGCTCGTACTCGACCGATACCGACGACGCTTCGCCCTCGAGCGGGTCCATAGCACGAACTCGGTTACGCGGCGAAAAAAGCGTTTCCCGCACCGGTATCCGCGAGCCGTGCGAGCGGTTCACCGCCGGAACGGGCGAAGCCCGTGACGGCGGCCTTTTTAGCGTAGATTTTTATGCTGAGTGATTCCTCGCGGAGCGAGAAATCCGAAGCATAAAAAGGTACTTCGACACGGTTTTGGCGGGGCACAGAGAACCCACGGGCAATGATCGATCGGACCTATCTGCGCGAGAACCCCGAGGAGGTACGCGAGGCCCTCGACGATCGCGGCGCCGACGTCGACCTCGACGAGGTCCTCGAGATCGACGAACGCTGGCGCGAGCTGAAGGCCAAGGGCGACGAACTCCGCCACGAGCGCAACCAGATCACCCAGCAGATCGGCGAACTGGTCGCCGAGGGGAAAGACGAGGAGCGCGAGGAAGCCATCGAGCAGTCGAAGGAGCTCAAATCGGAGATCGAGGACGTCGAGGCCGAGGCCGACGAGCTCAAGGACGAACTCGAGGAGCGGCTGCTCGAGGTCCCCCAGATCCCCCACGAGAGCGTTCCGAAGGGGGTCGACGAGTGCCACAACGTCGAGGACCGCCGCTGGGGCTTCGACGACCGCCGCGACGTCCCCGCCGACGTCGTCCCGCACTACGACCTCGGCGAGGAGATGGACATCATCGACGAGCAACGCGGCGCGAAGACGACCGGCAGCGGCTTCTACTTCCTGAAGGGCGACGGCGCCCGCTTAGAGCACGCGCTGATCCAGTTCATGCTGGACGTCCACCGCGAGCAGGGCTACGTCGATATCTTCCCGCCGGTGCCGATCAACAGCGAGTCGATGCAGGGGACCGGACAGCTTCCGAAGTTCGCCGACGACGCCTACCGCATCGGCGGCGACAACGAGGAGGACTACGACGACGACGACCTCTGGCTCTGTCCCACCGCCGAGGTGCCGGTCACCAACATGTACGCCGACGACATCCTCCTCGAGGACGACCTGCCGCTGAAACACCAGGCCTACACGCCGAACTTCCGGCGCGAGGCCGGTGAACACGGCACCGAGACCAGAGGGATCGTCCGCGTCCACCAGTTCAACAAGGTCGAACTCGTCAACTTCGTCGAACCCGAGGACAGCTACGATCGCCTCGAGGAACTGCTCGGCGAGGCCGAGGAGGTCCTCCAGCGTCTGGGCCTGCCCTACCGCGTGCTCGAGCTCTGTACCGGCGACCTCGGGTTCAAGGCCGCCAAACAGATCGACCTCGAGGTCTGGGCCCCCGCAGACGACATGGACGACGGCCCCGAGGAAGGCGGCCGCTGGCTCGAGGTCTCGACGGCCTCGAACTTCGAGGCCTTCCAGGCCCGCCGTGCCGGCCTGCGCTACCGCCCCGAGCGCCACGAGTCGGCGGAGTACCTCCACACGCTGAACGCCTCGGGCGTCGCGATTCCGCGCGTGATGGTCGCTATCCTCGAGTACTACCAGAACGAGGACGGCACCGTGACGATTCCCGAGCCCCTGCGGCCGTACATGGGCGGCCAGGAGGTCATCGAGGGCCACGAGAAGGTCGGCGAGGCCGCGCTCGGTGCGGGCGAACGGGAGTAAGCGAGTCCTCGGCGCTGGCAGTACCTCACTTCTCGAACGCTTCTCGAGTCCGTTTCACTCGTTCGTCGCCGCGGCCGGCGAGCCGTCGGCTTCGATTCGCGCCGGCTTCGAGCGAGCGCGAAAATAATTCCCTCGAGCGGCGACGAACCGATCGGATCGGTGGCAGACGGGTCGGCTTCTGAAATCGTCGAGAGACGGAGTCAGCACTCGAGGCGAAAAATAACGGAAGAAATCGACCGGTTGCGAGCGGCGAGTCGACGTTACAGGTAGTCGATGCTCGGCGGCAGCTCGAGCTTCATGCCCTTGCGCTCGCGGATCTCCATGATCTTGTCACGCTGGAGGGAGTCGGACATGACCTCGAAGCCGGCGTTCTCGGTGTTCCAGGAGGCACGGCCCTCGGTCGCGGAGCGGATGTCGCTCGCGAAGCCGATCATCTCGCCGACGGGCGCGATACCCTCGACGACCATGAGGTCCCCTTCCTGGTACATGTCGTCGACGCGGCCACGACGACCCTGGATCTCGCCGGAGGCGGCGCCCATGTGGTCGTTGGGCACGTCGATGCGGACGTCCTGCATCGGCTCGAGCATCTTGATCTTCCCGTCGATCAGGGCCTTGTGGACGGCCTCGCGGGTCGCCGGGATGACCTGTGCCGGACCGCGGTGGATGGTGTCCTCGTGGAGCCGGGCGTCGTGGAGCCGGATGAGCGTCCCCTGAACCGGCTCGTTGGCCAGCGGACCGTTGTCGAGGGCCTCCTCGAGCCCCTCGACGACGAGTTCCATCGTCTCGTTGAGGTGCTGGATACCCTTCGTGTCGTCGATGAGGATGTTCGTCCCGTGGATGTGCTCGACGTTCTGGGACGTGTCCTTGTCCATGCCGGCTTCCTGCAGGGCCTCGCGGCGTTCCTGCTCGGGCATGTCCATGGAGGCCTCGCCGAGCTTGATGGTGTCGACGAGTTCGTCCGTCATCGGCTCGATGGAGATGTAGAAGCGGTTGTGGCGGTTCGGCGAGATGCCCTCGACCTCGTCGCTGGGGTTCTGGGGCTGCTCGCGGTAGACGACGATCGGTTCGCCGGTGTTGACCGGAATGCCCTGGTTCTTCTCGATACGCTGGGTGATGACCTCGAGGTGGAGTTCACCCTGTCCGGAGATCAGGTGTTCGCCGGTGTCCTCGTTGATGTTGATCTGGATCGTCGGGTCCTCCTTGGAGACCTGTCGGAGCGTCTCGATCAGCTTCGGCAGGTCGTCCATGTTCTGGGCCTCGACGGACTTCGTAATGACCGGCTCGGAGATGTGCTCGATCGACTCGAACGGCGTCATCTCGACGCTCGAGACGGTCGAGCCGGCGATGGCGTCCTTGAGGCCGGTGACGGCGGCGATGTTCCCGGCGGGAACTTCGTCGACCTCCTCGCGTTCGCCACCCATGTAGATGCCGACCGACTGGATGCGGTTCTTGCCCGCGGTCCCGGAGACGTACAGCTCCTGGCCCTTCTCGAGCGATCCCGAGAAGACGCGACCGGAGGCGATCTCGCCCGCGTGGGGGTCCATCGAGATGTCGGTGACCATGAAGACGACCTCGCCGTCCTCGTCGACCAGCTGCATCGATTCGGCCAGCTCCGACTCGTCGTCGCCGCGCCAGATGCGCGGAATACGACGGGGCTGAGCGTCGACCGGGTTCGGGAAGTGCTCACAGACCATGTCGAGCACGACGTCCGACAGCGGCGTCCGCTCGTGGAGCTCCTGGCGCTTGTCGTTGCGCTCGAGTTCCATGATCTCGCCGAAGTCCATCCCGGTGCGCTGCATCGAGGGCATCGAGACGCCCCACTTGTACAGCGCGGACCCGAATCCGACGGTGCCGTCCTCGACGGAGACGGTCCAGTCCTCGATGTCGTCCATGTCCTGAGTCATCCCGCGGATGAGCTCGTTGACGTCGTGGATGACCGACAGCAGGCGCTGCTGCATCTCTTCGGGCCCTTCCTGCAGTTCGGAGATCAGGCGGTCGACCTTGTTGATGAACAGGGTCGGCTTGACGCCCTCGCGCAGGGCCTGTCGAAGCACCGTCTCGGTCTGGGGCATGGCCCCTTCGACGGCGTCGACGACGACCAGCGCACCGTCGACGGCGCGCATCGCGCGGGTGACGTCGCCACCGAAGTCGACGTGGCCCGGCGTGTCGATGAGGTTGATGAGGTGGTTGGTGCCCTCGTACTCGTGGGTCATCGAAACGTTCGCCGCGTCGATGGTGATCCCACGTTCCTGCTCGTCTTCCTCCGTGTCCATCGCGAGCTGTTCGCCGGCAGTCTCGTCGGAGATCATGCCTGCACCCGCGAGGAGGTTGTCAGAAAGCGTTGTTTTCCCGTGGTCGACGTGAGCGGCGATGGCGATGTTCCGGATGTTCTCCGGTTCGTCCATCAACCGTTCACACTCTTGGACGATCTTCTTGCGTCGGCCCATATACCCCCCATTACCGCCAGCGGGGTCAAAAGGGTAGTGTTTCGTCGCCGCCGGAATCCGTCGCGTTTCCGGGTTCCAGCGGTGGAATATCCAATTTGAGTGAGTGAATGCCTCGCACAATTCTCCCGTCGGCATCGCGAGCGACGCTCGTCGAACCCACGGTTCCGCGCGGTATCGACGAGAGAACCGCGTGATCCCACGTATTCGTCCCGGCCAACTGCCCGATTCCGAACCGGTCCGTCATCGGTCCGGTATCGATTCGAGCCCACGCGCGCTGCGCGGCCGGACCGACCGGCCGACCATCGCACGCGAACGCACAAAAGAGTCAAATCCTTCGGTCCCTTGCTATCCGTACACATGAATATACGCGTACAGGGACCCGGTCCGACCTCTCCATTCCTCAGCGCCCGCGACCTCTTCGAAACCGAGCACGACCTCTCGCTACCGGTCGACGTCCAGCTCCGGGACGATCCCGACGAACGAACCTGGGCCGGCCACTACGACGACCGCCACGTCCTGAACATCTCGCGGCAGGCCGCCTCGAGCGCCATGGCCCGCGAACTGGCCCTCCACGAGTTCGCCCACATGGCCAGACACGAACAGGAACACCCCTCGCACACCCAGTCCACCGAGGAAGTGCTCTTCCTCGCGCTGGCCGGCAAGAGCGTCGAACGGCGAAAACTCGCTCACTGCTACCAGATCGCCAACCACATGAAGGACATCTACGCCGACGACATCACGCTCGCGGTCGGCCCCGGCGAGAAACTGCTCTCCTTTCTCGAGTCGAGCCTCGCGATGGCCGTCGCCGACCGCCCCGAGACGCCGTCCCGACCCGGTTTCGAGCGCCTCTCCGCGAGCTCCGATCCCGAGATTACGGCCGTCAACGCCGCGTTCGCACTGGCGCTGGCCGAACGGCACGACCTCGTCGCCGACGACCACCGACTGTACGACCTCGCACACGCCGCCGCGATGGACGCACCGGACGTCGATTTCGAGGGGTTCAAACGCCGTTTCCGGGAACTCGCCCGCGACCCCGACTCGAGTACCTACCGGCAGGTTCTCGTCGACGCCACTCGCGCGTACGTCAGTAGCCCGGAACCGCGAGCGGACGGCCCCGCGGCGGACTGATCGGCACCAGCGTTCCCGGCTGAAAGCCGACAGCCGGTCTGCAGGTCCGCTCGAGGCGATACCCCGCACACACGGGTTCACTTCAACCCGAACATTTAATGTTTGATCCCGCTAATAGGCTAACATATATTGATGTTCTCGCGCAAAGGCTGGGGTAGCGGGTCCGACGACGAGCAATTCACGACGGAGCTATCGCAGTTGAAACGCCAAGGGGCGAGCGTGCTCGTCGTCGGCGCCGTCCGAACCGAACAGCGACGGGACGTCTGTCAACGCCTGCTGGGGCAGGCGACCGCCCAGCCGCGCCGACGCGTCCTCGTCTCGACGACCGGCGAGGGTCACAATATGTCTCACCTCGTCGACACTGACGACAGCGAGCCAGCGACGACCACACGCGTTAGCTACGAGACGCATTCTCGGAGCGCTGCCGCCAGCGACAACAGCGCACAGTCGATGGAGTCCGTCTCCGTCTCGGACGACGAGTCGCCGATCACTACCGCTACGCTCGCTGACCTCGGGATCGCCATCTCGGACGCCATCAAGGAGTTCGAACACGACGACACCAGCCTCGCACCCGGAGAGCTACGTGTCGCCGTCGACTCGCTGGTTCCGCTGCTCGAGGAGTACGGCGCCGAACGCGTCTTCAAGTTCGCCCATCTGACCAACGGCCGCACGCGAGACGCCGACGGGATGATCCACTACCACCTCCCCATGGACCGCGACTCCGACGTCGTATCGGTCCTGACGCCGGTATTCGATATCGTTATCGAACTCCGGGAGCGAAACGGCGTCTTCCAGGAGCGCTGGACGATCAACGACGGCGACCACAGCTCGGGCTGGCTCTCGATTGAGCAGTCGTAACGCCTATCGGCCACTCGAGCGTCACGTCCACTATCTCGTCCAGTGATCAGCCACAGCCCCCCTCTCACTCGCCGATGCTATGAAACCGAAATTCGCCCCCCTCGACGACGGCCTCGAGATCATCGATCCGATCGAACGTCACCGGTATCAGTTGACGACACACGATCCGGTAGATCCCGAGCCAGTGGATACGGACCGGATCCAGTTTCCAGTGACCACTGCCGTCGAGATCACGACGGAGATGATCACGTTACCCACGAATGAGAGCGTCTATGTGCGTGATGAAAATGGGTCAATGATTGCTGAAGTTCGCCCCAACAAACAATCGTCACTGCCCGCGGGCACCTACACGCTCGATTTATCTGGGCCGTTGAAAGTCTACGCTCGCGTCGAGAGTTCTGTCTATATCTACTCCGATAACGAGCGAACGTACATTACGCTCGATGAATCGACCCGAACTACTATCGGAGCACGATCCTACCACAGACGTCCAGCAGGAACAATCACAACTACCTCTGAGGCGACCGATGTGATGCAAGCGGTCTCGACGTTTGGCTCTGCACTCAAGTCAACGACGCCTGAACGTTCCTATCCGACTCTTCGAGGTCACCCGCCAGTTGTTGAACTCGGTGCTGAACTGAGCATTCCCGATAAATTCGAGCGACCAGATACTGGCATCCAGATCGAAGTTCCGCCGGACCTCGGCAGTATATTTGTTGTTACGCCGTTAGCATACTACCTCGGTGCTGAAGTCGTTCAGGGTTCGGACCCACGCCTGTCCACAGAAAACGGTTTCACATATCATCTAGATAGAAATGATGGACTCGAGTCGTCAGTAGAACGCATTCTCAAACTAATATTCTTCCTCGACTGTGTGGTTCGAACTGAGGGGACAACTCCCCTTCCACTCTACGAACAACAACTAGCTGAGCCGAAACTCGAATTTGATCTCCAAGAAATATATGAGATGGACATTGCTGACCAAGTAGAAGAATATCTCCACGTTGATTACAGAGATATGGAACCCCATATTCCAAAATGGAGATCAAAGACAGAAATCCATGAAAATCCCTCAGAAGTCGAATTTTTGCCGTTTCTCGCGGATTCACTCTCCCTCATGAGTAGACAAAAGGAAACGGCACAGGCAACAGAAACCCAAATTCAGGCTGTTGAGGAGTTTACAAGAGGCGATTTCACACGAAGTACAGATCCAATTCGAGGAACATCTGACCCATATACCCTAGAGATACAATCAGATACACCAACGATAAAACAGCACTGGGACTGCTTAGGAACAACCAGTATAACGAGTATCACACCCCTTTCTGCCTATTATACCAGTGTCGGCCAAACACCAAGAGACGATCCCATTGAGATTGTTGTTGTTTGTAATGATTCAGAGATGCGAGAAGAGCTTAAAGCGGTTGATAGTATTTATGGAAACCGCGCTGAACTACCATTTGACGTTTCTATACATTACAATACTAATACAGAAGAATTGAGATCAATATTGTCAAGAGAAGTAGACTTCTTTCATTTTATCGGCCATATAGATGAGAAGGGGTTCCAGTGCCCAGATGGAAAGCTAGATGTGTCTATGATAGGGGA from Haloterrigena sp. KLK7 includes these protein-coding regions:
- a CDS encoding cation diffusion facilitator family transporter: MATDGAGSGRRGFTRAAVVNVLGNAVKIVVEGAAGLLFGSVALLADAAHSIADLIASLVVLVWGRSSYAEPDDTHPHGHDRIEPLTALFVGAVIALLGLNLLYESAQGILYGVEVEFSPLLLAALAFSIVDMYLVYRYTTVINEALNSTALKALAVDCLNDIYTSFAAVVGVVGVLLGQPLLDPIAGGFVSLLVVYQGVEIGRENVDYLIGAAASPEKRTEIVDALRSHPDVEGVHDLTVFYDGTVLEVEVHVEVDGDMPFRKAHDVESDLVDRVRGLEDVGDAHVHLDPSGIGEWKECLDER
- a CDS encoding CrcB family protein; amino-acid sequence: MTADHPLVRLETLALIAVGAFAGANLRYVAMGLGSDVRAVLAVNALGSAALGFLVYEAEYAGLLGRRSRLLLSTGFLSSLTTYSTFALQTALAADPVVLVAIVAGNYGFGFAGVLVGRAVARRLGAGLESGTGGETA
- a CDS encoding CrcB family protein — encoded protein: MLESVPDVTVAVLVLVLAAAAFDLDPALIVGIGGAIGAVLRHWVSLRVASERFPWPTLVVNVLGSFGFALALFGGVGESTLRLVGTGICGAFTTFSSFSVETVQLYERGDRRLAVANAAGNLALSLSAIGIAWVIVDVWPL
- a CDS encoding SDR family oxidoreductase, which produces MNAELKPLEEQVIVITGASSGIGLTTARMAAERGARVVVAARSEGALRELTAEIEADGGEATAVAADVSDREDVREIRRVAEETYGGFDTWVNGAAVSIYGELDEVPVEEMREQFDVNVWGLLYGSLEAADHFKSRGREGAIINVGSIVSERAVLLQGSYSASKHAVKGFTETLRMELEREGAPVSVTLIKPSAIDTPFPDHAKNHMDEEATLPAPVYAPETVARAICHAAEHPQHEVTVGAGGKQMTVLGEFASRAMDKLMETVFYRQQRTGDPPRPDAADGLEEPTGDLEQRGGYEGHVSETSLYTSLRQRRELPGSSALGAGLVAGAVYAGYRLLRSGRDSSVDAAASEAEADAEERRLETPRL
- a CDS encoding TrkA C-terminal domain-containing protein; translated protein: MDPLEGEASSVSVEYEPVSVKDVLVEMKDTAELLIDLSYSAVLHRNADLAREVLRLEERMDILKLRARMSLMMAVRKPADAEELAPVLGIVAAADEISDAAGDIAKIVLEEMGLPEAMRAALPEAAETLVRGVVDPDSVYADRTLQDIDLESETGVRVIALRRGEDWLLNPGPETTVASGDVALLRGPDPSIGDVCEELTGDVYELPSIDDPTVPDLERAVDTIIHMKNLSELAVDLAYSSVLFDSAELAEEVRNLEVEVDAMQSRFEAWTLRAAADAEDPVVLRGLIRLGTSTEVISDAAIDISEGVLRDIDVHPVVQLAVQESDEIITRVEVEPDSDLDGIEVTGGVPDVESTMSVIAIRRPGEGWLLVTDADAELQGGDVLISKGTRTSAAAFEELAQA
- the serS gene encoding serine--tRNA ligase, whose translation is MIDRTYLRENPEEVREALDDRGADVDLDEVLEIDERWRELKAKGDELRHERNQITQQIGELVAEGKDEEREEAIEQSKELKSEIEDVEAEADELKDELEERLLEVPQIPHESVPKGVDECHNVEDRRWGFDDRRDVPADVVPHYDLGEEMDIIDEQRGAKTTGSGFYFLKGDGARLEHALIQFMLDVHREQGYVDIFPPVPINSESMQGTGQLPKFADDAYRIGGDNEEDYDDDDLWLCPTAEVPVTNMYADDILLEDDLPLKHQAYTPNFRREAGEHGTETRGIVRVHQFNKVELVNFVEPEDSYDRLEELLGEAEEVLQRLGLPYRVLELCTGDLGFKAAKQIDLEVWAPADDMDDGPEEGGRWLEVSTASNFEAFQARRAGLRYRPERHESAEYLHTLNASGVAIPRVMVAILEYYQNEDGTVTIPEPLRPYMGGQEVIEGHEKVGEAALGAGERE
- a CDS encoding elongation factor EF-2; protein product: MGRRKKIVQECERLMDEPENIRNIAIAAHVDHGKTTLSDNLLAGAGMISDETAGEQLAMDTEEDEQERGITIDAANVSMTHEYEGTNHLINLIDTPGHVDFGGDVTRAMRAVDGALVVVDAVEGAMPQTETVLRQALREGVKPTLFINKVDRLISELQEGPEEMQQRLLSVIHDVNELIRGMTQDMDDIEDWTVSVEDGTVGFGSALYKWGVSMPSMQRTGMDFGEIMELERNDKRQELHERTPLSDVVLDMVCEHFPNPVDAQPRRIPRIWRGDDESELAESMQLVDEDGEVVFMVTDISMDPHAGEIASGRVFSGSLEKGQELYVSGTAGKNRIQSVGIYMGGEREEVDEVPAGNIAAVTGLKDAIAGSTVSSVEMTPFESIEHISEPVITKSVEAQNMDDLPKLIETLRQVSKEDPTIQININEDTGEHLISGQGELHLEVITQRIEKNQGIPVNTGEPIVVYREQPQNPSDEVEGISPNRHNRFYISIEPMTDELVDTIKLGEASMDMPEQERREALQEAGMDKDTSQNVEHIHGTNILIDDTKGIQHLNETMELVVEGLEEALDNGPLANEPVQGTLIRLHDARLHEDTIHRGPAQVIPATREAVHKALIDGKIKMLEPMQDVRIDVPNDHMGAASGEIQGRRGRVDDMYQEGDLMVVEGIAPVGEMIGFASDIRSATEGRASWNTENAGFEVMSDSLQRDKIMEIRERKGMKLELPPSIDYL